The Kroppenstedtia pulmonis genome has a segment encoding these proteins:
- a CDS encoding rhomboid family intramembrane serine protease, with translation MFNHTQLPLRRFRSYFPVVTGILLIQTLLFLMMTISGGSMNVETLIRFGALESHLLQSGEWWRLITPIFLHIGWMHFLLNSFALYLFGPQLEWLFGKFYFAVFYLTTGIVANLATVWINLSAISAGASGAIYGLFGVYAYLFLFRKGSIDPETGKGLMVLLGINIIIGFLDPRTNFVAHIGGLIAGLLLAGPLLRLKRG, from the coding sequence ATGTTTAACCATACACAACTGCCTTTGCGGCGATTTCGGTCTTACTTCCCTGTGGTTACGGGGATTTTGTTGATACAGACCCTGCTGTTTTTAATGATGACGATTAGCGGAGGTTCTATGAATGTAGAAACCCTGATTCGGTTTGGAGCTTTAGAAAGCCATCTGCTGCAGTCCGGAGAATGGTGGCGTTTGATTACGCCCATTTTTCTTCATATTGGATGGATGCACTTTTTGCTGAACAGCTTTGCCCTGTACTTGTTTGGTCCGCAGTTGGAGTGGTTGTTTGGAAAGTTTTACTTTGCCGTATTTTACCTGACAACGGGTATAGTAGCTAATTTAGCGACTGTTTGGATCAATCTGTCTGCTATCAGTGCCGGTGCTTCAGGGGCGATTTATGGTCTGTTTGGAGTGTATGCTTACCTGTTTTTGTTTCGTAAGGGGTCCATTGATCCAGAGACAGGCAAAGGATTGATGGTATTGCTGGGAATCAACATTATCATAGGTTTTCTCGACCCCAGAACCAACTTTGTGGCCCATATCGGCGGCTTAATTGCCGGACTTTTGTTGGCGGGACCTTTATTAAGGTTAAAACGGGGCTGA
- a CDS encoding gamma-type small acid-soluble spore protein — translation MAFQPKGAQKTNAQKVRQQNQQSASGALQQSAGAAGSQQFGTEFASETNAQKVRQQNQQSAGAAGSQQFGTEFASETNAQKIRQQNQQSQAQKQKNQQ, via the coding sequence ATGGCTTTCCAACCCAAAGGGGCTCAAAAAACCAACGCCCAAAAAGTTCGTCAGCAAAACCAGCAATCTGCCAGTGGCGCACTGCAACAATCTGCTGGTGCTGCCGGATCACAGCAATTTGGAACCGAATTTGCTTCTGAGACAAACGCCCAAAAAGTTCGTCAACAGAACCAACAATCTGCCGGTGCTGCTGGATCACAGCAATTTGGGACTGAATTTGCTTCTGAGACGAACGCTCAAAAAATTCGTCAACAGAACCAACAGTCTCAGGCTCAAAAGCAAAAAAACCAACAGTAA
- a CDS encoding DUF2339 domain-containing protein, translating into MEKEVARSVLKEGWEVFIGGKLLNRIGAFALFLGVAFFLKYAFDHKWITETIRVVLGGLGGAFLLWWGGYFHRKGLNIFAQGLVGGGIAILYVSVFAAYHFYGLVPQTGALSLMMMVTLVAIWQALRYDSLAVSLLGWLGGFLTPFLLQGGGGGGLGVLLYTAILALGLLGVYMKKREWVALYVMTFGGISFITLAVADLVEQTGLLVAFIILYWLFFFAVDAWCFLSKDRKLPHRSWHQAVTALNALFLAIGLYTTLEWSGIALLMASVSYMVLSQRIKTSWKQVVLLYEWIAAVLIVLGTAIHFSWEITLVLWALEAMIMTGYGLIRSRTSGWMAGVSLMVLTGLILLITDWSSGYGFSSDVPFLNLRAFTYVLLAGVAIITAWMFGRENHLMASKMQQGLHIGWSVLLWFGMTGEVSRIYFLVSELGNARLAFYLVIAWSLYALLLAGRMKEPDRRALGWVALGSLALATLTGMVWGLFIYTPLDSFVPLLNIRSGALLLLLFLLWIYPRKAVPGHLVPLLPLIAAFLMMILVTVEPRDSFNRALEGAEPGSATFVLDNMKRISLSGSWLLYSLILMGMGIWKKISHLRWMSILLFGITILKVFLWDLSFLGTLYRIFSFIGLGLVLLGVSYLYQRYKHRFKLEKNQE; encoded by the coding sequence ATGGAAAAAGAAGTTGCCAGGTCTGTATTGAAAGAAGGTTGGGAAGTTTTTATCGGCGGCAAGTTATTAAATCGCATCGGAGCGTTTGCCTTATTTCTGGGAGTTGCTTTTTTTCTGAAATACGCCTTTGATCATAAATGGATCACAGAAACAATACGGGTAGTCCTTGGCGGATTAGGGGGTGCCTTTCTTTTATGGTGGGGCGGATACTTTCATCGGAAGGGATTGAATATATTTGCCCAGGGATTGGTAGGAGGCGGAATTGCCATTCTCTATGTTTCGGTTTTTGCAGCCTATCATTTTTATGGATTGGTTCCCCAAACCGGTGCCTTGTCGTTGATGATGATGGTAACGTTAGTAGCGATATGGCAGGCTTTGCGTTACGATTCACTCGCCGTTTCCCTGTTGGGATGGCTGGGTGGCTTTCTGACACCCTTTCTGCTTCAGGGTGGAGGCGGTGGAGGACTTGGAGTTTTATTGTATACTGCGATTTTGGCTTTGGGGCTTTTAGGGGTGTATATGAAAAAAAGGGAATGGGTTGCCCTTTATGTCATGACCTTTGGTGGAATCAGCTTTATTACATTGGCAGTGGCGGATTTGGTGGAACAGACAGGATTGCTGGTTGCTTTCATTATTTTATATTGGCTTTTCTTTTTTGCTGTTGATGCATGGTGTTTCTTATCCAAAGACCGGAAGCTGCCTCATCGATCCTGGCATCAAGCAGTAACGGCTCTGAATGCGTTGTTTTTGGCGATTGGACTTTATACCACATTGGAGTGGAGTGGAATTGCTTTATTAATGGCTTCTGTCTCCTATATGGTGTTGAGCCAGCGTATAAAAACATCATGGAAACAGGTTGTCCTTCTGTATGAATGGATTGCAGCGGTGCTGATTGTACTGGGAACCGCTATTCACTTTTCCTGGGAAATTACTTTAGTGTTATGGGCTTTGGAAGCGATGATCATGACCGGCTACGGACTGATCCGTTCCCGGACTTCAGGGTGGATGGCAGGGGTTTCCTTGATGGTATTGACAGGGTTGATATTGTTGATAACAGACTGGAGCAGCGGATATGGCTTTTCATCTGATGTTCCCTTTTTAAACCTGCGTGCCTTCACCTATGTACTCCTGGCCGGTGTGGCTATTATAACTGCCTGGATGTTTGGCAGGGAAAATCACTTGATGGCTTCGAAAATGCAACAGGGATTACACATCGGCTGGAGTGTCTTGTTGTGGTTTGGAATGACGGGAGAGGTCAGCAGAATCTACTTTCTCGTGAGTGAACTTGGCAACGCCAGGTTGGCTTTTTATTTGGTAATTGCCTGGTCTCTTTATGCGCTTTTGCTGGCGGGTAGGATGAAGGAACCAGACCGGAGAGCATTGGGATGGGTGGCGTTGGGTTCATTGGCGCTGGCGACTTTGACAGGAATGGTGTGGGGACTGTTCATTTACACACCTTTGGATTCATTTGTCCCTTTGCTTAACATTCGATCCGGTGCCTTGCTTTTATTGTTGTTTCTGTTGTGGATCTATCCCCGAAAAGCTGTTCCGGGTCATCTGGTTCCGCTTCTGCCTTTGATTGCAGCATTTTTAATGATGATTCTGGTCACGGTGGAACCCCGAGATAGCTTTAATCGGGCACTGGAAGGAGCAGAGCCAGGCAGTGCCACTTTTGTATTGGATAATATGAAGCGTATCAGTCTATCCGGGTCCTGGTTGTTATACTCCTTGATTTTGATGGGAATGGGAATATGGAAAAAGATCAGCCACCTGCGGTGGATGTCGATTTTGTTGTTTGGTATCACCATCTTGAAAGTTTTTCTGTGGGATCTTTCTTTTCTGGGGACATTGTACCGGATTTTTTCGTTTATCGGATTGGGTCTGGTACTGTTGGGTGTCTCTTATCTCTATCAAAGGTATAAACACAGGTTTAAATTGGAGAAGAATCAGGAATAG
- a CDS encoding metallophosphoesterase family protein, whose translation MNSFTFIHTADLHLDLPVRGWRGDEKRLMIRREEYRHTFKRMIDLAKEREVDFFLIAGDFLEHETVSRSTVEWVIRLLGEISNTRVWIAPGNHDPYRNDSFYRTLRWPENVHIFSEKWEEHKFAELGVRIYGKGFSDYEETKSSLPQIHGTDDRRIMVVHGTYGEEQSSYFPLSREGLMSVEMDYIALGHIHKPMTERLANRRKTLIRYPGSPEGLNWKETGERTVSLVTCDEQGFHLEEVPIESRRYEVDQVDVTGLEHMDQILDHVREAATDDKSKNAYRRVQLVGRRRPDLAFNLDWMTHQLEEQGFGYLEWLDETKPDFDLEQLRSSDGVIGAFIRRMDQRIKTAEESQQEVLTRALYKGLDTLLMPGGNRR comes from the coding sequence ATGAATTCATTTACTTTTATACATACAGCGGATCTCCATCTGGATTTGCCAGTTCGGGGATGGAGAGGAGATGAAAAGCGGCTGATGATTCGTCGGGAAGAGTATCGCCATACCTTTAAGCGTATGATTGACCTGGCGAAAGAGCGTGAAGTCGATTTTTTTCTGATTGCCGGTGACTTTTTGGAACATGAAACAGTGAGCCGTTCTACAGTGGAATGGGTTATCCGTCTCTTAGGTGAGATTTCAAATACAAGGGTTTGGATTGCTCCCGGCAACCATGATCCATATCGCAATGATTCCTTTTATCGAACCCTCCGCTGGCCGGAAAATGTTCATATCTTTTCTGAAAAATGGGAGGAACACAAATTCGCCGAACTGGGAGTGCGAATATACGGAAAGGGTTTTTCCGATTATGAGGAGACAAAAAGCAGTTTGCCCCAGATCCATGGCACAGATGATCGGCGTATCATGGTGGTTCATGGAACCTACGGGGAAGAACAGTCTTCTTATTTTCCGCTGTCGAGGGAAGGTTTGATGTCAGTGGAGATGGACTATATCGCCTTGGGGCACATCCATAAACCGATGACGGAACGTCTGGCCAACCGGCGAAAGACCCTGATTCGCTATCCGGGATCACCGGAAGGACTCAATTGGAAAGAGACGGGGGAGCGAACAGTCAGCTTGGTTACCTGTGATGAGCAAGGATTTCATTTAGAAGAAGTGCCGATCGAATCCCGACGATATGAAGTCGACCAGGTAGATGTTACCGGGTTAGAGCATATGGATCAAATTTTGGATCATGTGAGGGAAGCGGCGACGGATGACAAAAGTAAAAACGCTTATCGTCGCGTACAGTTAGTCGGGAGGCGAAGGCCGGATTTGGCATTTAATCTGGACTGGATGACTCATCAATTGGAGGAACAGGGATTTGGGTACCTGGAGTGGCTGGATGAGACAAAGCCGGATTTTGATCTGGAACAACTTCGTTCTTCAGATGGCGTGATTGGTGCCTTTATCCGACGGATGGACCAGCGGATAAAGACAGCGGAGGAATCCCAACAAGAGGTCCTGACAAGGGCCCTGTACAAGGGTTTGGATACACTGTTGATGCCGGGGGGGAATCGCCGTTGA
- the asd gene encoding archaetidylserine decarboxylase (Phosphatidylserine decarboxylase is synthesized as a single chain precursor. Generation of the pyruvoyl active site from a Ser is coupled to cleavage of a Gly-Ser bond between the larger (beta) and smaller (alpha chains). It is an integral membrane protein.), which translates to MKEGFVLGLMKVIPKKTVSRWMGRFARSPFSRRMIPYYIRRFDVDVDQAEKPVSEYRTLLEFFVRKLKNGARPVPEDPRLIISPVDCCISQLGRIENGVLIQAKGVTYTLNALLGGDQEKTESFQEGFFITMYLSPKDYHRIHMPVRGKVVGLSYIPGSLFPVNPLGVRRVRGLFTKNERLITYLDSDAGYVAVVKVGATNVGSIKVEYDQDICTNLPRRKCVETRTYSSKEFWEKGAELGRFEFGSTVILLFQKGQIDWEDLKPGMTLRMGQSIGRIIK; encoded by the coding sequence ATGAAAGAAGGTTTTGTTTTAGGTCTGATGAAAGTCATTCCAAAGAAAACTGTTTCCCGCTGGATGGGACGTTTTGCCCGGTCTCCATTTAGCAGAAGGATGATTCCATACTATATTCGGCGCTTTGATGTGGATGTGGATCAAGCGGAAAAACCTGTATCTGAATATCGAACCCTACTGGAGTTTTTTGTGAGAAAATTGAAGAACGGGGCACGTCCTGTTCCTGAAGATCCACGTCTCATCATCAGTCCAGTCGATTGCTGCATTTCACAACTTGGGCGAATTGAAAATGGAGTATTGATTCAGGCTAAGGGAGTTACCTATACCTTAAACGCTTTGCTCGGGGGAGATCAGGAAAAGACAGAATCGTTTCAAGAGGGCTTTTTTATTACGATGTACCTTTCCCCAAAAGATTATCATCGAATTCATATGCCGGTTCGGGGAAAAGTGGTTGGCTTATCTTACATACCCGGTTCTTTGTTTCCGGTTAACCCTCTCGGTGTTAGACGGGTACGGGGGTTGTTCACCAAAAACGAACGACTCATCACCTATCTGGACAGTGATGCGGGATATGTTGCAGTGGTTAAAGTGGGAGCAACAAATGTGGGAAGTATTAAAGTAGAGTATGATCAGGATATATGTACCAATCTCCCCCGGCGAAAATGTGTGGAAACAAGAACATATTCGTCCAAGGAATTTTGGGAAAAAGGAGCGGAGTTGGGCCGTTTTGAATTTGGATCTACAGTGATCCTGCTTTTTCAAAAAGGACAGATTGACTGGGAGGATTTAAAACCGGGTATGACACTGCGCATGGGCCAGTCCATCGGCCGAATTATAAAGTAA
- the greA gene encoding transcription elongation factor GreA, protein MTHNKEVLLTEEGLAKIKAELDMFRTKKRQEVAQRLKEAIAQGDLSENAEYDAAKEEQAFVESRIVTLENMIRNAKIINQDTQNKHLVGVGTKVTIQEIPEGDQETYTIVGSAESDPISGKISNESPIGAELIGKREGEVIKVPAPSGTIEFKIVSIH, encoded by the coding sequence ATGACACATAATAAAGAAGTTCTGTTGACAGAAGAAGGTTTGGCCAAAATCAAGGCGGAACTTGATATGTTTCGCACAAAGAAGCGCCAGGAAGTTGCCCAGCGACTTAAAGAGGCGATCGCTCAGGGAGATCTCAGTGAAAATGCGGAGTATGATGCGGCCAAAGAAGAGCAGGCATTTGTTGAATCCCGGATTGTGACTTTGGAAAATATGATTCGTAACGCCAAAATTATCAACCAGGATACTCAAAATAAACATTTGGTGGGTGTGGGTACGAAGGTAACCATTCAGGAAATTCCTGAAGGGGACCAGGAAACGTATACGATTGTGGGAAGTGCGGAATCAGATCCCATTTCCGGGAAAATATCCAATGAATCACCCATCGGAGCGGAGTTGATCGGAAAACGTGAAGGGGAAGTCATCAAGGTACCCGCACCCTCAGGAACCATTGAGTTTAAGATCGTTTCCATTCACTAG
- a CDS encoding peptidoglycan D,D-transpeptidase FtsI family protein → MFGRRQRAVSRQEMVHHRLHVLWLIVFLLFVMLILRLSWVQLGEGEKYRKQAEENNFKQISVVAPRGNIYDRSGKKLVGNKSLFAAIYLETDDPAEDKMNTAKKLSKGLKMPLKEVLEKMDIGLDAKGNQVPRNQPPYYPKKIKDRLSEKEVVKISENPTDYKGVNIILEPLRQYRDDTFAVQTIGYVRPFAGAKTSMERYKNAQKQSDQGGYLDWEQVGMDGIEYSFQDELRGENGYRLVRVNSSGKLVDVIKEVHPKPGSDLYMTLDEKMQLETEQYIESHLHYLRTQAPGRDRAPYAKNAYAVAMEVDTGKIRAMVSYPDYDPNIWNGPVSAKAYQDLTPVIRNGTITAAPFDARGYANPDKEYNRHPFSVLPPGSTFKPMTTLMALDKGLVAPYTMFQDPGTYYYAPSTPPVRNSGQNNYGALNARKALQKSANTYFAWIANIWHRQEGKKSVDQFQKYTHEFGLGVPTEVPLRGEQDGTEDYRTIAKNYSSMGAMVLASFGQAQRYTTMQLTQYTAAIANGGKRMKPLLVEKKVHENGKVEKIKPKVLNRSSISRNHFETVQDGMVQVTQPGGTASHLFKNLPFQVAAKTGTSEQDIPGRGRVENAVFIAYAPADQPKVAVAVIVPEGGYGGRAGGPIAEKMLTLYYERFMK, encoded by the coding sequence ATGTTTGGACGCCGCCAACGAGCTGTCAGTCGACAAGAGATGGTGCATCATCGTCTCCATGTACTGTGGCTGATTGTATTTTTACTGTTTGTGATGTTGATACTTCGTTTGAGCTGGGTGCAACTGGGAGAAGGGGAGAAATATCGGAAGCAGGCGGAGGAGAATAATTTTAAGCAGATCTCCGTCGTGGCTCCCCGAGGCAATATTTATGACCGAAGCGGAAAAAAGCTTGTGGGGAATAAATCCCTGTTTGCGGCAATCTACCTGGAAACCGATGATCCCGCAGAGGATAAAATGAATACGGCCAAAAAGCTGTCCAAGGGTTTGAAGATGCCTCTGAAAGAGGTTTTGGAGAAAATGGACATCGGGTTGGATGCCAAAGGGAATCAGGTGCCTCGTAATCAACCTCCCTATTATCCCAAAAAGATCAAAGACCGTTTATCCGAAAAAGAAGTGGTCAAGATATCGGAAAATCCCACTGATTACAAAGGAGTAAACATCATCCTGGAACCTCTGAGACAATACCGGGATGATACCTTTGCAGTTCAGACCATCGGTTATGTACGGCCATTTGCCGGTGCGAAAACTTCGATGGAGCGGTACAAAAATGCTCAGAAGCAATCCGATCAAGGAGGGTACCTGGACTGGGAACAGGTGGGGATGGATGGTATCGAGTACAGTTTCCAGGATGAGCTGCGTGGGGAAAACGGTTATCGACTTGTTCGTGTAAACTCTTCCGGAAAATTGGTGGATGTGATCAAAGAAGTCCATCCTAAACCGGGAAGTGATCTCTACATGACTCTGGATGAAAAAATGCAACTGGAAACAGAACAATATATCGAAAGTCACTTGCATTATCTGCGAACCCAGGCACCGGGGAGGGATCGTGCCCCCTATGCCAAAAATGCGTATGCAGTGGCGATGGAAGTAGACACCGGTAAAATAAGGGCGATGGTCAGTTATCCAGACTACGATCCAAATATTTGGAATGGCCCGGTTTCTGCCAAGGCTTATCAGGATCTTACTCCGGTTATCCGCAACGGAACCATCACGGCAGCACCCTTTGATGCTCGGGGTTATGCCAATCCTGACAAAGAATATAACCGTCATCCCTTTTCCGTTCTTCCCCCTGGATCCACCTTTAAACCGATGACCACTTTGATGGCTCTGGATAAAGGCTTGGTTGCTCCTTATACGATGTTTCAGGATCCGGGAACATATTATTATGCTCCCAGTACACCACCGGTTCGAAATTCCGGTCAGAATAACTATGGTGCACTGAATGCCAGAAAGGCGCTTCAAAAATCCGCCAACACTTATTTCGCCTGGATTGCTAATATATGGCATCGACAAGAGGGTAAAAAAAGTGTGGATCAGTTCCAAAAGTACACCCACGAGTTTGGGTTAGGGGTTCCCACTGAGGTTCCCTTAAGGGGTGAGCAGGATGGAACAGAAGATTACCGGACCATTGCCAAAAACTATTCCAGTATGGGAGCGATGGTGTTGGCTTCCTTCGGTCAGGCCCAACGCTATACAACGATGCAGCTGACTCAGTATACTGCTGCCATAGCGAATGGAGGTAAACGGATGAAGCCTTTGCTGGTGGAGAAAAAAGTCCATGAAAATGGCAAGGTGGAAAAAATCAAGCCCAAAGTACTGAACCGTTCTTCGATTTCCCGGAATCACTTTGAAACGGTTCAAGATGGTATGGTTCAAGTGACTCAGCCAGGTGGTACCGCCTCGCATCTCTTTAAAAACCTGCCCTTTCAAGTAGCGGCTAAAACTGGAACATCGGAACAGGATATCCCCGGGAGGGGACGGGTGGAGAATGCTGTATTTATTGCCTATGCCCCTGCCGACCAGCCTAAAGTGGCTGTGGCGGTGATTGTTCCGGAGGGTGGATATGGAGGAAGAGCCGGGGGACCCATTGCCGAGAAGATGCTGACACTGTACTATGAAAGGTTTATGAAGTAA
- a CDS encoding 2-hydroxyacid dehydrogenase, whose translation MGQKKKPQVLVTRRLPEAGMELLNRYCEVEVAEEDRTLTKEKLLQQIKEKQGLLSLVTDRVDSQVMDAGSSLKVISNYAVGYDNIDVREAQRRGITVTNTPDVLTHATADMTWALLMDVARRVTESDRVVRAGGWKEWAPQFMLGKEVTGSVLGIVGLGRIGRAVARRAKGFDMRVLYYSRTRLRMEEEKGLGVEYRDLQTLLQEADFVSLHVPSSPKTRHMIGEQELSWMKPTAYLINTARGDLVDEQVLVRFLREGKIAGAGLDVYEHEPRLTPGLSELDQVVLAPHIGSATLETRQHMAIMAAQNLIDELYGKTSPNRVIIP comes from the coding sequence ATGGGTCAGAAAAAAAAGCCGCAGGTGCTGGTTACCCGTCGGCTGCCCGAAGCAGGTATGGAGCTTCTGAACCGTTATTGTGAGGTGGAAGTGGCGGAGGAGGATCGGACCCTGACGAAGGAAAAGCTCCTTCAACAAATCAAGGAAAAGCAAGGCTTACTCTCATTAGTGACAGATCGAGTCGATTCCCAAGTGATGGATGCCGGCTCCAGCCTGAAGGTTATCAGCAATTATGCTGTAGGTTATGACAATATTGACGTCAGAGAGGCTCAGCGCCGGGGGATCACTGTAACGAATACCCCTGATGTGTTGACACATGCCACGGCAGATATGACCTGGGCTTTGTTGATGGATGTGGCCCGCAGAGTAACAGAAAGTGACCGGGTTGTTCGTGCCGGAGGCTGGAAAGAATGGGCGCCACAGTTTATGTTGGGAAAAGAAGTGACAGGGTCTGTGTTGGGGATTGTCGGACTGGGTCGGATTGGAAGGGCGGTGGCCCGTCGTGCAAAGGGGTTTGACATGCGTGTTCTTTACTATTCCCGAACCCGCCTCAGGATGGAAGAGGAGAAAGGACTGGGAGTGGAATACAGGGATCTGCAGACACTCTTGCAGGAAGCGGATTTTGTTTCCCTCCATGTGCCTTCTTCTCCAAAGACCCGTCATATGATTGGTGAACAAGAACTGTCATGGATGAAACCTACCGCTTATCTGATCAATACAGCCAGAGGAGATCTGGTGGATGAGCAGGTTCTGGTCCGATTTCTGCGAGAAGGGAAAATTGCCGGAGCCGGGCTGGATGTTTATGAACATGAGCCTCGTTTAACACCGGGCCTATCAGAGCTGGATCAGGTCGTACTTGCTCCCCATATCGGCAGTGCCACCCTGGAAACCCGACAACATATGGCCATTATGGCGGCACAAAACTTGATTGATGAGTTGTATGGAAAAACAAGTCCCAATCGTGTGATCATCCCTTGA
- a CDS encoding nucleotidyltransferase domain-containing protein produces the protein MTEKKEAQRQRIDKRLDGIEREYGIRILYAVESGSRAWGFASENSDYDVRFIYCRPVQEYFRLTPHRDVVELPMEGDLDISGWDLMKALSLFRKSNPPLLEWLYSPVVYREREEVASQLRKWVPDSFSPRRLVYHYGNMARNHYRQQVEPKERVILKKYLYIMRALLCIRWVEGRKMPPPTSVWETLAGVQLEEKVYRRFLDLIHTKQQEAELGEGPRDTILDSFIRQEIDRLEERAAGLPDPRMNTERLDALIWDVLGIKGE, from the coding sequence ATGACAGAGAAAAAAGAAGCACAACGGCAACGAATTGATAAACGCTTGGATGGAATCGAGAGGGAGTATGGCATCCGGATTTTATATGCCGTGGAGTCTGGCAGCAGAGCCTGGGGGTTTGCCTCAGAAAACAGTGACTATGATGTGCGCTTTATTTATTGCCGACCTGTACAGGAATACTTCAGGCTGACGCCTCATCGGGATGTTGTAGAGCTTCCCATGGAAGGGGATTTGGACATAAGTGGCTGGGATTTGATGAAAGCTTTATCCCTTTTTCGAAAGTCGAATCCTCCATTGTTGGAGTGGCTGTACTCCCCGGTTGTATATCGGGAGAGAGAGGAAGTGGCCTCTCAGCTCCGGAAGTGGGTGCCGGACTCTTTTTCACCAAGAAGATTGGTTTATCATTACGGCAACATGGCACGAAATCATTATCGGCAACAGGTTGAACCAAAAGAGAGAGTGATACTGAAGAAGTATCTTTATATTATGCGAGCCCTATTGTGTATTCGATGGGTGGAAGGACGGAAGATGCCACCACCGACATCAGTGTGGGAGACACTGGCAGGAGTCCAATTGGAGGAAAAGGTTTATCGCCGCTTTTTGGATCTTATCCATACTAAACAACAGGAAGCTGAGCTGGGAGAAGGCCCACGGGATACCATATTGGATTCGTTTATCCGCCAGGAGATAGACAGGTTGGAAGAGAGAGCCGCCGGTTTGCCGGATCCCCGGATGAACACAGAGAGACTGGATGCTCTGATCTGGGATGTATTGGGGATCAAAGGAGAATGA
- a CDS encoding MFS transporter yields the protein MRLLGETDRLDREAWKLLVISALFALSTALSSTFVNVYLWKLKRDLVLIGQYNLAHFIAMAITFILAGRMAKQVDRVIAVRLGVALQAFFYLSVLWLGTDAPGYVMWLGIFVGVGSGFFWLAYNVLYFEITERDNRDIFNGVNGLLTSGAGIVAPLISGWVITRVDHLTGYRIIFSLSLLVFLSAVVISFMLKRRSAGGTYRLRKIIRLAFRRENDWYWVNLAMIAQGVREGLFTFLIGLLVFVSTGTELALGWYLTLSSGVSLIAYYLAGRYMRMNWRNESILTGSVMMGVVVVPLLWKVDTWTLVVLGVGGSLFYPVYMVPLTSVVFDVIGENNRTAQLRVEYVVARELALNVGRIISVGAFLWWIREFPDLSMIKWLLVIVGFSQVAAWLAIKRVPLLEQK from the coding sequence ATGCGGTTATTGGGAGAAACGGATCGATTGGACAGAGAGGCATGGAAGCTGTTGGTGATCAGTGCGCTGTTTGCTCTTTCCACTGCACTGTCCAGTACCTTTGTCAATGTCTATTTATGGAAATTGAAACGGGATCTGGTTTTGATCGGCCAATACAACTTGGCTCATTTCATCGCTATGGCGATAACTTTTATTTTGGCGGGTCGTATGGCCAAGCAAGTGGACAGAGTGATTGCTGTTCGGTTAGGGGTGGCTCTCCAGGCTTTTTTTTATCTATCGGTTTTATGGTTGGGTACCGACGCCCCTGGATATGTCATGTGGCTGGGTATCTTTGTGGGTGTAGGTTCCGGCTTTTTTTGGTTGGCTTACAACGTATTGTATTTTGAAATCACAGAGCGAGATAATCGGGATATTTTTAATGGTGTGAATGGGTTACTAACCTCCGGGGCCGGCATCGTAGCTCCGTTGATCTCCGGCTGGGTGATTACCCGAGTGGATCACCTTACCGGTTACCGGATTATTTTCAGTTTATCTTTATTGGTCTTTTTATCGGCTGTTGTAATTAGCTTTATGCTGAAACGGCGAAGTGCAGGTGGAACCTATCGGTTGAGGAAAATTATCCGTTTGGCCTTTCGACGTGAAAATGATTGGTATTGGGTTAATTTAGCCATGATTGCCCAGGGAGTACGGGAAGGGCTTTTTACTTTTCTGATTGGCCTTCTGGTATTTGTCAGTACGGGAACGGAGCTGGCCCTTGGTTGGTATTTGACTCTTTCCTCCGGAGTATCCCTGATCGCCTATTACCTGGCGGGACGGTATATGCGAATGAACTGGAGGAATGAAAGCATTTTGACAGGCTCTGTGATGATGGGAGTGGTAGTGGTCCCCTTATTGTGGAAAGTGGATACATGGACATTGGTTGTGTTGGGAGTAGGGGGATCTTTGTTTTATCCGGTGTATATGGTACCCTTGACATCGGTTGTTTTTGACGTGATCGGGGAGAACAATCGTACGGCTCAACTTCGGGTGGAGTATGTGGTGGCCCGGGAATTGGCTCTCAATGTAGGCCGTATTATCAGTGTGGGAGCTTTTTTATGGTGGATTCGTGAATTTCCGGACCTTTCCATGATCAAGTGGCTGTTGGTTATTGTCGGATTTAGTCAAGTAGCGGCTTGGTTGGCGATCAAAAGAGTACCTTTGCTGGAACAGAAATAA